A genomic stretch from Bradyrhizobium quebecense includes:
- a CDS encoding branched-chain amino acid ABC transporter permease, producing the protein MGGAREAVARIGEGPDVVTGEGAPAASAPAGRASAGWKVLPIVEGLVLLIALVLPWVLQDYLTVFATRVVILALFALSFDLVWGYAGIMSFGQALFFGAAGYGVALMARDLNVTSILLILPAGMLIGLTAALLLGGFLLLGRYPSSVIFVSLGTLTGSYAADRLARGWYYLGGQNGIPSIPPLTLGSYEFEEGPVYYYMVLGILVVVYLLCRFLVRSQFGLALAGLRENEQRIAFFGYKAQHLKAIIFAVGGTIAGLAGSLYAFHEGFVWPNMLGVVFSTQVVLYVLFGGSGTLIGAVIGTVIIEGVSFWLSDNYRDVWPIILGVLLLLVIMFRPLGLVSFVLGERERVGSFGKGTNKKGPNKAPKPKETGNAAP; encoded by the coding sequence ATGGGTGGAGCAAGAGAGGCCGTCGCACGCATCGGTGAGGGACCGGATGTCGTGACGGGTGAAGGTGCACCGGCCGCGAGTGCGCCGGCGGGACGGGCATCGGCAGGATGGAAGGTCCTGCCGATCGTGGAAGGGCTGGTGCTCTTGATCGCACTGGTCTTGCCATGGGTGCTGCAGGATTATCTCACGGTGTTCGCCACCCGCGTGGTGATCCTCGCGCTGTTCGCGCTGTCGTTCGACCTGGTGTGGGGCTATGCCGGCATCATGAGCTTCGGCCAGGCGCTGTTCTTCGGCGCCGCCGGCTACGGCGTTGCGCTGATGGCGCGCGACCTCAACGTCACCTCGATCCTTCTGATCCTGCCTGCCGGCATGCTGATCGGCCTCACGGCGGCGCTGCTGCTCGGCGGCTTCCTGCTGCTCGGGCGCTATCCCTCGAGCGTGATCTTCGTCTCGCTCGGCACCCTGACCGGCTCCTATGCGGCGGACCGGCTGGCGCGCGGCTGGTACTATCTCGGCGGCCAGAACGGCATCCCGTCGATCCCGCCGCTCACGCTCGGCAGCTACGAATTCGAGGAGGGGCCGGTCTACTACTACATGGTGCTCGGCATCCTCGTGGTCGTCTATCTGCTCTGCCGCTTCCTGGTCCGCTCGCAATTTGGCCTCGCGCTCGCCGGCCTGCGCGAGAACGAGCAGCGCATCGCCTTCTTCGGCTACAAGGCGCAGCATCTGAAGGCGATCATCTTCGCGGTCGGCGGCACCATCGCCGGTCTCGCCGGCAGCCTCTATGCCTTCCACGAAGGATTTGTCTGGCCCAACATGCTGGGCGTCGTGTTCTCGACCCAGGTCGTGCTCTACGTCTTGTTCGGCGGCTCCGGCACGCTGATCGGCGCCGTGATCGGCACCGTGATCATCGAGGGCGTCAGCTTCTGGCTGTCGGACAATTACCGCGACGTCTGGCCGATCATCCTCGGCGTGCTGCTGTTGCTCGTGATCATGTTCCGTCCGCTCGGGCTGGTCTCCTTCGTGCTCGGCGAGCGCGAGCGGGTCGGCAGCTTCGGCAAGGGAACAAACAAGAAGGGACCAAACAAGGCGCCAAAGCCAAAGGAGACCGGCAATGCCGCTCCTTGA
- the xerD gene encoding site-specific tyrosine recombinase XerD: protein MPAAAKAPVKTKTKSSDAKLTALFLDMLAAEQGAGVNTLDAYRRDLTDFSDYLAHAGADFAGADTETLRGYLADLDTRGFKSTSVARRLSAMRHLYRFLLNERIRGDDPAAILSGPKRGRGLPKVLSIADVDRMLTRAKELTQTDVSPAQRLRALRLYCLLEVLYATGLRVSELVSLPVSAARRDARMIVVRGKGNKERLVPLNDASRQAMADYLAALEVMQPKAKKTAPSKWLFPSSGESGHLTRQHFARDLKELAAASGLAPRLVSPHVLRHAFASHLLHNGADLRIVQTLLGHTDISTTQIYTHVVEERLKSLVRDLHPLAEK from the coding sequence ATGCCCGCTGCTGCCAAAGCTCCTGTGAAGACCAAAACCAAGTCCTCCGACGCCAAGCTGACCGCGCTGTTCCTCGACATGCTCGCCGCGGAACAGGGCGCCGGCGTCAACACGCTCGACGCCTACCGGCGCGACCTCACCGACTTCTCCGATTATCTCGCCCATGCCGGCGCCGATTTCGCCGGCGCCGACACTGAGACGCTGCGCGGCTACCTTGCCGACCTCGATACCAGAGGCTTCAAGTCGACGAGTGTGGCGCGGCGGCTGTCGGCGATGCGGCATCTCTATCGCTTCCTGCTCAACGAGCGGATCCGCGGCGACGATCCGGCCGCGATCCTGTCGGGGCCGAAGCGCGGTCGCGGCCTGCCCAAAGTGCTGTCGATTGCTGATGTCGACCGGATGCTGACCCGCGCCAAGGAGCTGACCCAGACCGACGTCTCGCCGGCGCAGCGGCTGCGCGCGCTGCGGCTGTATTGCCTGCTCGAGGTGCTCTACGCCACCGGGCTGCGCGTCTCCGAGCTGGTGTCGCTGCCGGTCTCCGCGGCGCGGCGCGATGCGCGGATGATCGTGGTGCGCGGCAAGGGCAACAAGGAGCGGCTGGTGCCGCTGAACGACGCTTCGCGCCAGGCGATGGCGGATTATCTCGCGGCGCTGGAGGTGATGCAGCCGAAGGCGAAGAAAACAGCGCCGTCGAAATGGCTGTTTCCGTCCTCCGGCGAGAGCGGCCACCTGACCCGGCAGCATTTCGCCCGCGACCTGAAGGAGCTCGCGGCCGCATCCGGCCTGGCGCCGCGGCTGGTGTCTCCGCACGTGCTGCGCCACGCCTTCGCCAGCCACCTGCTGCACAACGGCGCGGACCTGCGCATCGTGCAGACCCTGCTCGGCCATACCGATATCTCCACCACCCAGATCTACACCCATGTGGTCGAGGAGCGGCTGAAGAGCCTGGTCCGCGACCTGCATCCGCTGGCGGAGAAGTAA
- a CDS encoding L,D-transpeptidase family protein, producing the protein MTHRTLVRALLTSAVLAAGVMLAGCDSDQISLAQNAKANQPVPPKLVAAMTEKDMDMQSPILVRLFKQEAELEVWKQTRSGQFALLKTYPICRWSGDLGPKVREGDRQAPEGFYSINPSQMNPQSAYYLSFNTGYPNAFDKALGRTGSQLMVHGDCSSRGCYAMTDEQIAEIYSLGRESFFGGQKAFQLQAYPFRMTPVNMAKHRNNPNMPFWKMIKEGYDHFEVTKQEPRVDFCEKKYVFDAVKAPNATRDPVFDASAKCPAYVIPEEIASAVREKEQQDAAETTKLVSKGTPVARLNTGIDGGMNAIFASKIPEGNTGLSEGGDSQALQSMSLARAPGTIPGTVNPPKPNLAVQQEEPVVATTSSTARVASANTTDKSEGFFSSFAQKVGIGGTADASKTTAPPPAPVAAAPAKPKVAEAKPQSVVRVAPKVEPKQAAKPAPKPQATNTAAAAPAPAASSTQLAGSAPVVQTNSFDTRFSAVK; encoded by the coding sequence TTGACTCATCGCACGCTCGTACGCGCGCTTCTGACTTCGGCGGTCCTCGCCGCGGGTGTCATGCTCGCCGGCTGTGACAGCGACCAGATCTCGCTCGCCCAGAACGCCAAGGCCAACCAGCCAGTCCCGCCGAAGCTCGTCGCTGCCATGACCGAGAAGGACATGGACATGCAGTCGCCGATCCTGGTGCGGCTGTTCAAGCAGGAGGCCGAGCTCGAGGTCTGGAAGCAGACCCGCTCCGGCCAGTTTGCGCTGCTCAAGACCTATCCGATCTGCCGCTGGTCGGGCGATCTCGGCCCGAAGGTCCGCGAAGGCGACCGCCAGGCGCCCGAGGGATTCTACTCGATCAATCCGAGCCAGATGAACCCGCAGTCGGCCTATTATCTGTCGTTCAACACCGGCTACCCCAACGCGTTCGACAAGGCGCTCGGCCGCACCGGCTCGCAGCTGATGGTGCACGGCGACTGCTCCTCGCGCGGCTGCTACGCGATGACCGACGAGCAGATCGCGGAAATCTATTCGCTCGGCCGCGAGTCGTTCTTCGGCGGCCAGAAGGCGTTCCAGCTGCAGGCCTACCCGTTCCGGATGACGCCGGTGAACATGGCCAAGCACCGCAACAATCCGAACATGCCCTTCTGGAAGATGATCAAGGAAGGCTATGATCATTTCGAGGTGACGAAGCAGGAGCCGAGGGTCGACTTCTGCGAGAAGAAGTACGTGTTCGATGCGGTCAAGGCCCCGAACGCAACGCGCGATCCGGTGTTCGACGCCTCCGCGAAGTGCCCGGCCTATGTGATCCCCGAGGAGATCGCGAGCGCCGTGCGCGAGAAGGAGCAGCAGGACGCCGCCGAGACCACCAAGCTGGTGTCCAAGGGCACGCCCGTGGCGCGCCTCAACACCGGCATCGACGGCGGCATGAACGCGATCTTCGCCTCGAAGATTCCGGAAGGAAACACCGGTCTGTCCGAAGGCGGCGACAGCCAGGCGCTGCAATCGATGTCGCTGGCGCGCGCGCCCGGCACGATCCCCGGCACGGTCAATCCGCCCAAACCCAATCTCGCGGTCCAGCAGGAAGAGCCTGTGGTAGCGACGACGTCGTCGACTGCCCGCGTCGCCTCGGCGAACACGACCGACAAATCCGAAGGTTTCTTCTCCAGCTTTGCCCAGAAGGTCGGCATCGGCGGCACCGCCGACGCCAGCAAGACCACCGCACCGCCGCCGGCTCCGGTCGCTGCCGCACCGGCCAAGCCGAAGGTCGCCGAGGCCAAGCCGCAATCGGTGGTTCGCGTCGCCCCCAAGGTGGAGCCGAAGCAGGCCGCCAAGCCCGCGCCGAAGCCGCAGGCAACCAACACTGCGGCCGCCGCGCCGGCCCCCGCGGCATCGTCGACCCAACTCGCCGGCTCCGCGCCGGTCGTGCAGACCAACTCGTTCGACACCCGCTTCTCCGCGGTGAAGTAA
- a CDS encoding nuclear transport factor 2 family protein codes for MDDRAIRTALQRHWEASDASDFEREHEIYREDAVLDYPQSGERIRGRRNIQQSRTVQPNKKRFTVQRMMGSGDLWITEFVLTYDGIPSYTVSIMEFRDGLVAHETQYFADRFEPSPSRAHLIEHVGGPSSR; via the coding sequence ATGGATGATCGGGCCATACGCACGGCGCTGCAGCGCCATTGGGAGGCGTCGGACGCGAGCGATTTCGAGCGCGAGCACGAGATCTATCGCGAGGATGCAGTGCTCGACTATCCGCAATCGGGCGAGCGGATCCGTGGCCGGCGCAACATTCAGCAGAGCCGGACGGTTCAGCCGAACAAGAAGCGCTTCACGGTCCAGCGCATGATGGGTAGCGGCGATCTCTGGATCACCGAATTCGTGCTGACCTATGACGGCATACCGTCTTACACGGTGAGCATCATGGAGTTCCGCGACGGTTTGGTCGCCCACGAAACGCAGTACTTCGCTGACAGGTTTGAGCCGTCACCCTCGCGCGCGCACCTTATCGAACACGTCGGCGGACCGTCGTCGCGTTGA
- a CDS encoding DUF3147 family protein has protein sequence MIRFVLGGGATVFTGLISSYCGAYIGGAFLALPAIFCASATLIEKHEIRRKRQAGFEGVRRGQQAAALDAAGAALGAIGMLAFAIVFSLTVDRSVPAAFIAASLAWLSCSVAAWYARRKMRSVRRTRTQGNDPVRRKPDRIVH, from the coding sequence CTGATCCGCTTCGTGCTTGGCGGCGGCGCGACGGTCTTCACCGGGCTAATCAGCAGCTATTGCGGCGCGTATATCGGCGGCGCCTTTCTTGCACTTCCCGCCATTTTCTGCGCCAGCGCAACCCTGATCGAGAAGCATGAGATCCGCCGCAAGCGACAAGCGGGTTTTGAGGGGGTGCGGCGCGGCCAGCAAGCCGCCGCGCTCGATGCCGCGGGCGCGGCGCTGGGCGCGATCGGCATGCTGGCGTTTGCGATTGTGTTCTCGCTGACGGTGGATCGCAGCGTCCCAGCCGCCTTCATCGCCGCATCGCTTGCCTGGCTGAGTTGCTCGGTCGCTGCCTGGTATGCGCGTCGCAAGATGCGATCAGTGCGACGGACGCGGACGCAGGGAAACGACCCTGTCCGGCGCAAGCCTGACCGCATCGTGCACTGA
- a CDS encoding DUF3147 family protein, translating into MTEYVIRFLLGGAVVSAFAMLGDVLRPKSFAGLFGAAPSVALATLGIAVYQHGAEYAALQSRAMIAGALALAVYSFVVCQLLIRTRFAIPATSLSLAVWLTIVFGLLALAGGQA; encoded by the coding sequence ATGACCGAATATGTCATCCGCTTTCTCTTGGGCGGGGCCGTCGTATCGGCCTTCGCGATGCTGGGTGACGTTCTGCGCCCGAAGAGCTTCGCCGGCCTGTTCGGCGCGGCGCCTTCCGTTGCGCTCGCCACGCTCGGCATCGCCGTGTACCAGCACGGCGCCGAATACGCCGCCCTGCAGAGCCGCGCGATGATCGCCGGCGCACTCGCGCTCGCCGTCTATAGCTTCGTGGTCTGCCAACTGCTGATTCGTACCAGGTTCGCAATCCCTGCAACATCGCTGTCGCTTGCCGTCTGGCTGACGATCGTGTTCGGCCTGCTGGCCCTTGCCGGAGGGCAAGCATGA
- a CDS encoding phosphatase PAP2 family protein codes for MRTAVALRARRLPGAPTFPMTIRPTDADVMIAHAIARNTAPAPEQIARGLTWGADEKVLLVLATAGWLASRGRGAALERAGNHALLVTVAASLLPHSLKLLFNQTRPDRLTVVSHLNGVSISGKREDAFPSGHALHMGALASAAATLPASARRIIQGLAVGLSLTRIVVLAHWTSDVIAGFALGAGLERLLRLWTGYPVDGPQRSKAR; via the coding sequence ATGCGTACCGCAGTCGCACTTCGAGCACGCCGCCTTCCAGGCGCACCAACCTTCCCGATGACCATCCGCCCGACCGACGCGGACGTCATGATCGCGCATGCGATCGCCCGCAACACCGCGCCTGCTCCAGAGCAAATTGCCCGCGGGCTGACCTGGGGCGCCGACGAAAAGGTGCTGCTCGTTCTCGCCACCGCGGGCTGGCTCGCCTCGCGCGGGCGCGGCGCAGCGCTGGAACGCGCCGGCAATCATGCGCTACTGGTGACGGTCGCGGCGTCGCTGCTGCCGCACAGCTTGAAGTTGCTGTTCAACCAGACCCGCCCCGACCGTCTGACCGTGGTTAGCCACCTCAACGGCGTCTCGATCTCCGGCAAGCGTGAAGACGCCTTTCCCTCCGGCCACGCACTGCATATGGGCGCGCTGGCGTCGGCGGCCGCGACGCTGCCCGCCAGCGCTCGCCGCATAATTCAGGGGCTTGCGGTCGGCCTTTCGCTGACGCGCATTGTCGTTCTCGCACACTGGACAAGCGACGTGATCGCAGGATTCGCGCTCGGCGCGGGTCTCGAGCGGCTGCTGCGATTGTGGACCGGCTATCCGGTCGATGGTCCGCAGCGGAGCAAGGCTCGATGA
- a CDS encoding substrate-binding protein, whose amino-acid sequence MSIERMNLTRRRFMSNFAFATGALATGVGSWVVRPDWANAAEGPIKVGIATDLTGPIAYAGNADANVAKMVIKEINAGGGLLGRPLEFYIEDTASNESVAVGNVRKLIQRDKVDMVLGGITSSMRNAIKDPIVARGKTLYIYPQLYEGKECTPYLFCTGPTPAQQCDEFIPWLIKNGGKKFALPSANYVWPHTLNVYARKVIEDNGGEVVFEEYYPLDQVDFSSTVNRIISNKVDVVFNTVIPPGVGPFFKQLYEAGFLKNGGRLACVYYDENTLNINQANEIEGLASCLDYFKVLTKEDPFNAKIQAAYEKDFPGNFLFAAGSAATGTYRGLKLWEAAVKEAGKVDRDSVAAALDHAKIAEGPGGPAEMVPGKRHCKMKMYTAVAKGGNYEIVARSAGLVDPKEC is encoded by the coding sequence ATGTCGATTGAACGCATGAATCTCACACGCCGCCGCTTCATGAGCAATTTCGCCTTCGCGACCGGCGCGCTCGCGACCGGGGTCGGAAGCTGGGTGGTGAGGCCCGATTGGGCCAACGCCGCCGAGGGCCCGATCAAGGTCGGCATCGCAACCGACCTGACCGGCCCGATCGCCTATGCCGGCAATGCCGACGCCAACGTCGCCAAGATGGTGATCAAGGAGATCAACGCCGGCGGCGGCCTGCTCGGCCGGCCGCTCGAGTTCTATATCGAGGACACCGCCTCGAACGAATCGGTCGCGGTCGGCAATGTCCGCAAGCTGATCCAGCGCGACAAGGTCGACATGGTGCTGGGCGGCATCACCTCGTCGATGCGCAACGCGATCAAGGACCCGATCGTGGCGCGCGGCAAGACGCTCTACATCTATCCGCAGCTCTACGAGGGCAAGGAGTGCACGCCCTATCTGTTCTGCACCGGGCCGACGCCGGCGCAGCAATGCGATGAGTTCATTCCGTGGCTGATCAAGAACGGCGGCAAGAAGTTCGCGCTGCCGAGCGCCAACTATGTCTGGCCGCACACGCTCAACGTCTACGCCCGCAAGGTGATCGAGGACAATGGCGGCGAGGTCGTGTTCGAGGAGTATTACCCGCTCGACCAGGTCGACTTCTCGTCGACCGTCAACCGCATCATCTCGAATAAGGTCGATGTCGTCTTCAACACCGTGATCCCGCCCGGCGTCGGCCCGTTCTTCAAGCAGCTTTATGAAGCCGGCTTCCTCAAGAACGGCGGACGGCTCGCCTGCGTTTACTATGACGAGAACACGCTCAACATCAATCAGGCCAACGAGATCGAGGGCCTGGCGAGCTGCCTCGATTACTTCAAGGTGCTGACCAAGGAGGATCCGTTCAACGCCAAGATCCAGGCGGCCTATGAGAAGGATTTCCCGGGCAACTTCCTGTTCGCGGCCGGCAGCGCCGCCACCGGAACCTATCGCGGCCTCAAGCTGTGGGAAGCCGCGGTCAAGGAAGCCGGCAAGGTCGACCGTGACTCGGTTGCGGCCGCGCTCGATCACGCCAAGATCGCCGAAGGGCCCGGCGGCCCCGCCGAAATGGTTCCGGGCAAGCGTCACTGCAAGATGAAGATGTACACCGCTGTTGCCAAAGGCGGGAACTATGAGATCGTGGCACGCAGCGCCGGTCTCGTCGATCCCAAGGAATGCTGA
- a CDS encoding acetyl-CoA carboxylase carboxyltransferase subunit alpha — translation MPDPMRSYLDFEKPVAELESKIDELRALAASGSDIGDEVARIEDKAAQALTDLYANLTPWQKTLVARHPQRPHFTDFIGGLITEFTPMAGDRKFADDEALIGGFGRFRGESICVVGQEKGATTDTRIKHNFGMARPEGYRKAVRLMEMADRFGIPVLSIVDSAGAYPGIGAEERGQAEAIARSIDACLSLGVPNVAIVTGEGMSGGAIAITTANRVLMMEHAIYSVISPEAASSILWRDGTKAQEAANSMKITAQDMLRFGVIDQILKEPSGGAHRDPAAMITITGDAIAQAFNDLRNLDPDAIRKQRRQKFLDIGRKLG, via the coding sequence ATGCCCGACCCGATGCGCAGCTATCTCGACTTCGAAAAACCCGTCGCCGAGCTTGAATCCAAGATCGACGAGTTGCGTGCGCTTGCCGCGAGCGGCAGCGACATCGGCGACGAGGTCGCGCGGATCGAGGACAAGGCGGCGCAGGCCCTCACCGACCTCTATGCCAATCTGACGCCGTGGCAGAAGACGCTGGTGGCGCGGCATCCGCAGCGGCCGCACTTCACCGATTTCATCGGCGGCCTGATCACCGAATTCACCCCGATGGCCGGCGACCGCAAATTCGCCGACGACGAGGCTCTGATCGGCGGCTTCGGCCGCTTCCGCGGCGAGAGCATCTGCGTGGTCGGCCAGGAGAAGGGCGCCACCACCGATACCCGCATCAAGCACAATTTCGGCATGGCGCGTCCCGAGGGCTACCGCAAGGCGGTGCGCCTGATGGAGATGGCCGACCGCTTCGGCATCCCGGTGCTGTCGATCGTCGATTCCGCCGGCGCCTATCCCGGCATCGGCGCCGAGGAGCGCGGCCAGGCCGAGGCGATCGCGCGCTCGATCGACGCCTGCCTGTCGCTCGGCGTGCCCAACGTCGCGATCGTCACCGGCGAAGGCATGTCGGGCGGCGCCATCGCCATCACCACGGCCAACCGCGTCCTGATGATGGAGCACGCGATCTACAGTGTGATCTCGCCGGAGGCGGCGTCCTCGATCCTGTGGCGCGACGGCACCAAGGCGCAGGAAGCCGCCAACAGCATGAAGATCACCGCGCAGGACATGCTGCGCTTCGGCGTGATCGACCAGATCCTGAAAGAGCCCTCCGGCGGCGCTCATCGCGACCCCGCCGCGATGATCACGATCACAGGCGATGCGATCGCCCAGGCGTTCAACGACCTACGAAATCTTGATCCGGACGCGATTCGCAAACAGCGGCGGCAGAAGTTCCTGGATATCGGCCGCAAGCTGGGCTGA
- a CDS encoding ABC transporter ATP-binding protein: protein MPDQSFLDIRHLDAGYGRSQVLFDVNIGIPWRGGVAVLGRNGAGKTTLMKTIVGELASSQGELFFDGRDITRRRTEERVRSGIGYVPQEHSVFARLSVRDNLAVGSLTNSDTSAVDRVLEIFPKLGQRLDQPAGTLSGGERKMLAIGRAMLGNPKLLLLDEPTEGVWIGVIEEITERLIELAKSISVVIVEQHLDLALRVADYAYVLDRGRVALQGGASEVRSDPELLRYLAP from the coding sequence GTGCCTGACCAGTCCTTCCTCGATATCCGGCATCTCGATGCCGGTTATGGCCGCAGCCAGGTCCTGTTCGATGTCAACATCGGCATTCCCTGGCGCGGGGGCGTCGCCGTGCTCGGCCGCAACGGCGCCGGCAAGACCACGCTGATGAAGACCATCGTCGGCGAGCTCGCGAGCTCGCAGGGCGAACTGTTCTTCGACGGCCGCGACATCACCCGCCGCCGCACCGAGGAGCGCGTGCGCTCCGGCATCGGCTATGTGCCGCAGGAGCATTCGGTGTTCGCCCGCCTGTCGGTGCGCGACAACCTCGCCGTCGGCTCGCTGACCAATTCCGATACGAGCGCGGTCGATCGCGTGCTCGAGATCTTCCCCAAGCTCGGCCAGCGCCTCGACCAGCCGGCCGGCACGCTGTCCGGCGGCGAGCGCAAGATGCTGGCGATCGGCCGCGCCATGCTCGGCAATCCGAAACTGCTGCTGTTGGACGAGCCGACCGAAGGCGTCTGGATCGGCGTGATCGAGGAGATCACCGAGCGGCTGATCGAACTCGCCAAGAGCATCTCGGTCGTGATCGTCGAGCAGCATCTCGACCTCGCGCTGCGCGTCGCCGACTATGCCTATGTGCTGGACCGCGGCCGCGTCGCGCTGCAGGGCGGTGCGAGCGAAGTGCGAAGCGATCCGGAACTGCTGCGGTATCTGGCGCCGTAG
- a CDS encoding ABC transporter ATP-binding protein, giving the protein MPLLEASGISKVYGKLTALDGAALTVGENEFHGLIGPNGSGKSTLMKCVAGAEVPTTGKVSFVNTDITAFTPTERARAGMSLKFQITSVLPTLTLYDNILLALQAHSSLFDLVLSRTRNRLHDQVMTMLTQFRLADRAYDAAAALSHGQQQWLEIAMALAGKPRLLLLDEPTGGMSLEERRVTGELLQPIKQHCSLVIVEHDLDFIRDICDRLTVLDQGKVLASGTVAEIQANRNVQEIYLRRA; this is encoded by the coding sequence ATGCCGCTCCTTGAGGCATCAGGAATCAGCAAGGTGTACGGCAAGCTCACCGCGCTCGACGGTGCGGCGCTGACCGTCGGCGAGAACGAGTTTCACGGCCTGATCGGTCCCAACGGCTCGGGCAAGAGCACGCTGATGAAATGCGTCGCCGGCGCCGAGGTGCCGACCACGGGCAAGGTTTCGTTCGTCAACACCGACATCACGGCGTTCACGCCGACCGAGCGCGCCCGCGCCGGCATGAGCCTGAAGTTCCAGATCACCTCGGTGCTGCCGACGCTGACGCTGTACGACAACATCCTGCTGGCGCTGCAGGCGCATTCGTCGCTGTTCGATCTCGTGCTGTCGCGCACCCGCAACAGGCTGCACGATCAGGTGATGACGATGCTGACCCAGTTCCGTCTCGCCGATCGAGCGTATGACGCCGCAGCGGCACTGTCGCACGGCCAGCAGCAATGGCTCGAGATCGCGATGGCGCTCGCCGGCAAGCCGCGGCTGTTGCTGCTGGACGAGCCGACCGGCGGCATGAGCCTCGAGGAGCGCCGCGTCACCGGCGAGCTGTTGCAGCCGATCAAGCAGCATTGCTCGCTCGTCATCGTCGAACACGACCTCGATTTCATCCGCGACATCTGCGACCGCCTCACCGTGCTCGACCAGGGCAAGGTGCTGGCGTCGGGTACGGTCGCGGAAATCCAGGCCAACAGAAACGTCCAGGAGATTTATCTTCGCCGTGCCTGA